The following are encoded in a window of Alphaproteobacteria bacterium genomic DNA:
- a CDS encoding PilZ domain-containing protein, producing the protein MHEIRSLMQGGGAREIVVRKGAERAAPRPSAGLTGIAVRREESRTTNQRREDRHMNLADKAVITFRRKKIEVAVVNVSSHGVMIDSDIEARVGERISISIEDCNQTRCAVRWVKGRHIGLEFAEETVLIAPANVRQLIVSGRRAGEQPEKIAMRPARAPRQALILKGVLHCGIESHEVRLRNISANGAMLDCGEDLPEGAPVVLELAGGGAVAAQARVRWCRSGQIGLLFEAPFDMRLLADGTPVTAPKSGLSRYVKPDYLGSDGDPESPWSARTYGLRPEDL; encoded by the coding sequence ATGCACGAGATACGTTCACTCATGCAGGGGGGCGGCGCGCGCGAGATCGTCGTCCGCAAGGGCGCCGAGCGCGCCGCTCCCCGGCCCAGTGCGGGCCTTACGGGAATCGCCGTTCGCCGAGAGGAATCGCGCACGACCAACCAGCGGCGCGAGGATCGGCACATGAACCTCGCCGACAAGGCGGTGATCACCTTCCGCCGGAAGAAGATCGAGGTTGCGGTCGTCAACGTCTCGTCGCACGGAGTCATGATCGACAGCGACATCGAGGCGCGGGTCGGCGAGCGAATCAGCATCAGCATCGAGGATTGCAACCAGACCCGCTGTGCCGTGCGCTGGGTCAAAGGGCGGCACATCGGCCTGGAATTCGCCGAGGAAACGGTGCTCATCGCTCCCGCCAACGTGCGCCAGCTGATCGTCAGCGGCCGCCGCGCGGGCGAGCAGCCGGAAAAGATCGCGATGAGACCGGCCCGGGCCCCTCGCCAGGCCCTGATCCTGAAGGGCGTGCTCCATTGCGGCATCGAATCGCACGAGGTTCGGCTGCGCAACATTTCCGCCAACGGCGCGATGCTCGATTGCGGCGAGGATCTCCCGGAAGGGGCGCCGGTGGTGCTCGAGCTTGCCGGCGGCGGCGCGGTCGCCGCCCAGGCCCGTGTGCGCTGGTGCCGCTCGGGCCAGATCGGCTTGCTGTTCGAAGCGCCGTTCGACATGCGGCTGCTCGCCGACGGAACGCCCGTCACGGCGCCGAAATCGGGCCTGTCGCGCTACGTGAAGCCCGATTATCTCGGCAGCGACGGCGATCCGGAATCGCCCTGGTCGGCGCGCACCTACGGCCTTCGGCCCGAGGACCTTTGA
- the mtgA gene encoding monofunctional biosynthetic peptidoglycan transglycosylase, translated as MTAPGAAAKPGAMPRRSRRSLPFRILKWLVGGLLIFLIGSVLWVLAYRFVDPPITFTQAADGMWGNGLTRAWLPIERIDRDMVRAAISGEDGKFCEHWGFDPEAIEAAMRRNAAGGAVIRGGSTISQQTAKNVFLWQGGGYSRKGLEAWFTLLIENIWGKRRIMEIYLNVAETGIGTYGAEAGAQRYFGHGASSLSPAEAARIAAVFPLPKRRAAIDPRGFTRRYGNMILARMRITGRDGLDRCVYG; from the coding sequence ATGACGGCCCCGGGCGCCGCCGCTAAGCCGGGCGCCATGCCCCGCCGCTCCCGCCGCTCCCTCCCCTTCCGCATTCTCAAATGGCTCGTCGGCGGCCTGCTGATCTTCCTCATCGGAAGCGTGCTCTGGGTGCTCGCCTACCGCTTCGTCGATCCCCCGATCACCTTCACCCAGGCCGCCGACGGAATGTGGGGCAATGGCCTGACGCGGGCCTGGCTTCCGATCGAGCGGATCGACCGCGACATGGTCCGCGCCGCCATCTCCGGCGAAGACGGCAAGTTCTGCGAGCATTGGGGCTTCGATCCCGAGGCGATCGAGGCGGCGATGCGCCGCAACGCGGCCGGTGGCGCGGTCATCCGCGGCGGATCGACGATCAGCCAGCAGACGGCGAAGAACGTCTTCCTCTGGCAGGGCGGCGGCTATTCCCGCAAAGGCCTCGAGGCCTGGTTCACGCTGCTGATCGAGAATATCTGGGGAAAACGGCGGATCATGGAAATCTATCTCAACGTCGCCGAGACGGGGATCGGGACCTATGGCGCCGAGGCCGGGGCCCAACGCTATTTCGGCCATGGCGCCTCCTCGCTGAGCCCCGCCGAGGCGGCGCGAATCGCGGCCGTCTTCCCGCTGCCGAAGCGGCGCGCGGCGATCGACCCCCGCGGCTTCACCCGCCGCTACGGCAACATGATCCTGGCCCGCATGCGGATCACCGGCCGCGACGGGCTGGACCGCTGCGTCTACGGCTGA
- a CDS encoding aminotransferase, with the protein MNPLFANMPTSIFEEMSMSARAVGAVNLGQGFPDFGWPEDVVARAAEALTAGSNQYPPMRGLPELRAAVAAHYARHQALALSPEQVIVTSGATEALAVSLMALIEPGDEVVLFQPLYDAYLPLVLRAGGVPRLVRLTPPGWRITEELLAEAFSQRTRLVLFNNPHNPTARVFDEGELALLADAAARAGAMILSDEVWEHLVFDRPFVPIASLPGMAERVIKIGSAGKIFSVTGWKVGWVVAPPTIAETIAKAHQFVTFATAPNLQSAVAYGLAKDDDYFNSMRSGFAQPREAMRAALEAAGYAALPCEGTYFLCVDLAASGIALADMDFCRRAVAEAGIAAIPVSAFYAEAPVTNVVRLCFAKRPETIAAGVTALARAREQFTPA; encoded by the coding sequence ATGAACCCGCTCTTCGCCAACATGCCGACCTCGATCTTCGAGGAAATGTCGATGTCGGCGCGCGCGGTTGGCGCGGTCAATCTGGGCCAGGGCTTCCCGGATTTCGGCTGGCCCGAGGACGTGGTGGCGAGGGCCGCCGAGGCGTTGACGGCGGGCTCCAACCAATATCCGCCGATGCGCGGCCTGCCCGAGCTCCGTGCGGCGGTCGCAGCCCATTATGCCCGCCACCAGGCGCTCGCGCTTTCGCCCGAGCAGGTGATCGTCACCTCGGGGGCGACCGAGGCGCTCGCGGTGAGCCTGATGGCCCTGATCGAGCCCGGCGACGAGGTCGTCCTCTTTCAGCCGCTCTACGACGCCTATCTTCCGCTGGTCCTGCGCGCCGGCGGGGTGCCGAGGCTGGTCCGACTGACTCCGCCCGGCTGGAGGATCACCGAGGAGTTGCTGGCCGAGGCTTTCAGCCAGCGCACGCGGCTGGTCCTCTTCAATAACCCGCACAACCCGACCGCGCGTGTGTTCGATGAGGGCGAGCTGGCGCTGCTCGCCGATGCGGCGGCGCGGGCCGGGGCGATGATCCTTTCCGACGAAGTCTGGGAGCATCTCGTGTTCGACCGGCCGTTCGTGCCGATCGCATCCCTGCCGGGCATGGCCGAGCGGGTGATCAAGATCGGCTCGGCGGGGAAGATATTCTCGGTCACCGGCTGGAAGGTCGGCTGGGTCGTCGCGCCGCCGACCATCGCCGAGACCATTGCCAAAGCGCATCAGTTCGTCACCTTCGCCACCGCGCCCAATTTGCAGAGCGCCGTGGCTTACGGTCTCGCCAAGGACGACGATTATTTTAATTCGATGCGCTCCGGCTTCGCGCAGCCGCGCGAGGCGATGCGCGCCGCGCTGGAGGCCGCGGGCTATGCGGCCTTGCCCTGCGAAGGGACCTATTTTCTGTGCGTCGACCTCGCGGCATCGGGCATCGCATTGGCAGACATGGATTTTTGCCGCCGCGCAGTCGCCGAAGCGGGGATCGCCGCCATTCCCGTTTCGGCCTTCTACGCCGAGGCGCCGGTCACCAATGTCGTGCGCCTGTGCTTCGCCAAGAGGCCCGAGACGATCGCCGCGGGCGTCACCGCGCTGGCCCGAGCGAGGGAGCAGTTCACCCCCGCGTGA